The proteins below come from a single Marinobacter bohaiensis genomic window:
- a CDS encoding ABC transporter permease has protein sequence MSQGSSLSHTGRDWRQRDVRVLVAALVIAVATVATIALYASHLERTLVTSASAFLAGDRQLESENGEPIPQTWRDEAERRGIATARMVEFSTMVFGAGNFQLVSVKAVSDAYPLRGEVEFQTGPDASRQMVGHGPAPGEVWVNPRLLRLLDLDIGGQVEVGNRSLTVSGLLIREPDGGFSMSALAPRIMMHADDVASTGVIQQGSRVEYVNLFAGESDALDAFYAWLQPRFGPSHEWESIEDGEALSDSLSKARRFLLLGGSLAVLLAAVAVAVASRQYAMGQRDTVALLKTLGVPGRRISRMYLGRLVLWGVVGTALGILVALPIFWGLASLTAELLERDADYSVDLLALGPALITALVALLAFAFPPIQRLRQVPAMRVLRAQPGEAGRGVLRDGLIALVAIFGLVWLYAGEIWLVLALLGGLAALLSVLGVLGWLLVLGLRRIVGGGNAWRLALVGLYRHRKASLSQIAVFSMTLMLAATLILVRSSLLDDWQAQLPEDAPNHFLINIGPEAVGDVRGFLDGHDLSTDTLYPMVRGRLTTINGEPVREVVSKDQSVGALNRELNLTWMEDLPDDNRIVRGQWFAPEATEGLSIEAELASELGVDLGDRLGFTIGSQTIEQPVTSVRTVQWDSMKPNFYMAFPPGGALDGLPATWITSFHLDPSRKPILNDFTRQFPTISVLEIDHIIDRIREIVQQVTQAIEAILAMILAAAVVVMAAVVSATLQDRQREGALLRTLGGRQRLLVNSTMLEFALLGAFAGILGVVAAEVAVWALQYRMFQGTFQWHWQVVVMLPLVSAAVLAVFGRWQLNPVLRVSPMLLLRRLE, from the coding sequence ATGAGTCAGGGATCAAGCCTCTCCCACACCGGCCGGGACTGGCGCCAGCGCGACGTGCGGGTGCTGGTGGCGGCCCTGGTGATCGCGGTGGCCACGGTGGCCACCATCGCCCTTTACGCCAGCCACCTGGAGCGCACCCTGGTCACCTCGGCCAGCGCCTTCCTGGCCGGCGACCGTCAACTGGAGAGCGAGAACGGCGAGCCCATTCCCCAAACCTGGCGGGACGAAGCCGAACGCCGCGGCATCGCCACCGCCAGGATGGTGGAGTTCTCCACCATGGTGTTTGGCGCCGGCAACTTCCAGTTGGTGTCGGTCAAGGCGGTCAGTGACGCTTATCCGCTGCGCGGGGAAGTCGAGTTCCAGACCGGCCCTGATGCGTCCCGCCAGATGGTGGGGCATGGCCCGGCGCCCGGTGAGGTCTGGGTCAATCCGCGTCTGCTGCGCCTGCTGGATCTGGACATCGGCGGCCAGGTGGAAGTCGGCAACCGCTCGCTGACGGTCAGCGGGCTGTTGATCCGCGAACCGGACGGCGGCTTCAGCATGTCGGCGCTGGCGCCGCGCATCATGATGCACGCCGACGACGTGGCCAGCACCGGTGTGATCCAGCAGGGTAGCCGGGTTGAGTACGTCAATCTGTTCGCCGGCGAATCCGATGCCCTGGATGCCTTCTACGCCTGGCTGCAGCCGCGCTTCGGGCCCAGTCACGAATGGGAAAGCATTGAGGATGGCGAAGCGCTGTCGGATTCACTGAGCAAGGCGCGTCGTTTCCTGTTGCTGGGCGGCAGCCTGGCGGTGTTGCTGGCGGCGGTCGCTGTGGCGGTGGCCAGTCGCCAGTACGCGATGGGCCAGCGCGATACCGTGGCCCTGCTCAAGACCCTGGGCGTCCCCGGGCGCCGGATCAGCCGGATGTACCTGGGGCGGCTGGTGCTCTGGGGCGTCGTGGGCACCGCGCTGGGCATCCTGGTGGCGTTGCCGATCTTCTGGGGGCTGGCATCGTTGACCGCCGAACTGCTGGAGCGGGACGCGGACTACAGCGTTGACCTTCTCGCGCTGGGGCCGGCGCTGATCACCGCGCTGGTGGCATTGTTGGCGTTCGCGTTTCCGCCTATCCAGCGGCTGCGCCAGGTGCCGGCTATGCGGGTGCTGCGGGCCCAGCCGGGGGAGGCCGGACGCGGCGTGCTGCGGGACGGCCTGATTGCCCTGGTGGCGATCTTCGGACTGGTCTGGCTCTACGCCGGGGAAATCTGGCTGGTGCTTGCCCTGTTGGGTGGTCTGGCGGCTCTGCTGTCGGTGCTCGGCGTGCTGGGCTGGCTGCTGGTGCTGGGCCTGCGCCGGATCGTCGGTGGCGGCAACGCCTGGCGGTTGGCGCTGGTGGGGCTGTATCGCCACCGCAAGGCCAGTCTGTCCCAGATTGCCGTGTTCTCGATGACGCTCATGCTGGCGGCCACGCTGATCCTGGTGCGCTCGTCCCTGCTGGACGACTGGCAGGCGCAATTGCCCGAGGACGCGCCCAACCATTTCCTGATCAACATCGGCCCGGAAGCGGTGGGTGACGTACGCGGCTTCCTGGACGGTCACGACCTGTCCACCGATACCCTGTACCCGATGGTGCGCGGCCGTCTGACCACCATCAACGGCGAACCGGTGCGCGAGGTGGTGAGCAAGGATCAGAGCGTTGGTGCCCTGAACCGCGAGCTGAACCTGACCTGGATGGAGGACCTGCCGGACGATAACCGCATCGTACGCGGACAGTGGTTCGCGCCGGAGGCGACCGAGGGGCTATCGATCGAGGCAGAGCTGGCAAGCGAGCTGGGCGTGGATCTGGGAGATCGGCTGGGCTTCACCATCGGCTCCCAGACCATCGAGCAGCCGGTCACCAGCGTGCGCACGGTGCAGTGGGACAGCATGAAACCCAACTTCTACATGGCGTTCCCGCCGGGTGGCGCACTGGACGGGTTGCCGGCCACCTGGATCACCAGCTTCCATCTGGACCCGTCGCGTAAGCCGATCCTGAACGACTTCACCCGCCAGTTCCCGACCATTTCGGTGTTGGAGATCGACCACATCATCGACCGCATCCGCGAGATCGTGCAGCAGGTGACCCAGGCCATCGAGGCCATCCTGGCGATGATCCTGGCGGCGGCCGTGGTGGTCATGGCGGCGGTCGTCAGCGCCACGCTGCAGGATCGCCAGCGCGAGGGCGCGCTACTGCGTACCCTGGGCGGGCGCCAGCGGCTGCTGGTGAACAGCACGATGCTGGAATTCGCGCTGCTGGGGGCGTTTGCCGGGATTCTCGGCGTGGTCGCGGCGGAAGTGGCCGTCTGGGCACTGCAGTATCGGATGTTCCAGGGGACCTTCCAATGGCACTGGCAGGTGGTGGTGATGTTGCCTCTGGTCAGTGCCGCGGTGCTGGCGGTGTTTGGTCGCTGGCAGCTCAATCCGGTGTTGCGGGTCTCGCCCATGTTGTTGCTGCGGCGCCTCGAGTGA
- a CDS encoding YheT family hydrolase, giving the protein MTGHFSRSYPVPSTLVSTARSYRPPLWLRSGHLQSVWPTLFRRVALSEPESAVVDTPDGDQLHLDWYRQGSDRLAILSHGLEGHSQRPYIQGLARGLLADGWDVLAWNFRSCGGRMNRLPRFYHSGATEDLDVVVRHALAAEPAYQHLGLSGFSMGGNLTMLYLAQQGERIDSRIRGAVTFSVPCDLAGSAEVLGWRSRRIYMQRFLGDLRIKMEEKARLFPDQIRMDGFDDIRNFHQFDDRYTAPLHGFRDARDYWAQASCLPRLPEIRVPSLIVNAADDPFLSPACFPERRRKLGAWVTLEVPRWGGHVGFVEVARDGYYWSERRALSFLRGLVE; this is encoded by the coding sequence ATGACCGGTCATTTTTCCCGCAGTTATCCCGTGCCATCCACTCTCGTTTCCACCGCGCGCAGCTATCGGCCGCCGCTGTGGCTGCGTTCCGGGCACCTGCAGTCGGTATGGCCCACGCTGTTCCGGCGGGTCGCGCTGAGCGAGCCGGAAAGCGCTGTGGTGGATACGCCCGACGGTGACCAGCTCCACCTGGACTGGTACCGCCAGGGCAGCGACCGGCTGGCAATTCTGTCCCACGGGTTGGAGGGCCACAGCCAGCGCCCCTATATCCAGGGCCTGGCGCGCGGCCTGCTGGCGGACGGCTGGGACGTGCTGGCCTGGAATTTCCGCTCGTGCGGCGGGCGCATGAACCGGCTTCCGCGTTTTTATCACAGCGGCGCGACGGAAGACCTGGATGTGGTGGTCCGGCACGCGCTGGCGGCGGAGCCGGCGTATCAGCATCTGGGGCTGTCCGGTTTTTCCATGGGCGGCAACCTCACCATGCTTTACCTGGCCCAGCAGGGCGAGCGCATCGATAGCCGTATCCGGGGCGCCGTGACCTTTTCCGTGCCCTGTGACCTGGCCGGCAGTGCCGAAGTCCTGGGCTGGCGCAGCCGCCGGATCTATATGCAGCGCTTCCTGGGGGATCTGCGGATCAAGATGGAAGAAAAGGCGCGTCTGTTCCCGGACCAGATCCGCATGGACGGCTTCGACGACATTCGCAACTTTCACCAGTTTGATGACCGCTACACGGCGCCTTTGCACGGCTTCCGCGACGCCCGGGACTACTGGGCCCAGGCCTCGTGCCTGCCGCGGCTGCCCGAGATCCGGGTGCCGTCGCTGATCGTCAACGCCGCCGATGACCCTTTCCTGTCACCGGCCTGTTTCCCGGAGCGGCGCCGCAAGCTGGGGGCCTGGGTGACCCTGGAAGTGCCGCGCTGGGGCGGCCATGTGGGCTTCGTGGAGGTGGCCCGGGACGGCTATTACTGGTCCGAACGCCGGGCGCTGAGCTTCCTGCGCGGGCTTGTTGAATGA
- a CDS encoding ABC transporter ATP-binding protein, whose protein sequence is MATENDILKVTDLTHEVDLGQDSLRILHGINLSIRKGESVAIVGRSGSGKTTLLGLLAGLDTPSHGQVELDGQPISRLSEDERASLRAERVGFVFQSFQLLPALTALENVMLPLELAGQSDAASQATELLQRVGLGERLEHTPRQLSGGEQQRVAIARAFAARPRILFADEPTGNLDNNTGQAVSDLLMALNREQGTTLVMVTHDEQLAARCQRQFHIDAGELTEPAATTAPEAAVS, encoded by the coding sequence GTGGCAACGGAGAACGACATACTCAAGGTAACCGACCTGACCCACGAAGTGGATCTGGGGCAGGATTCTCTGCGCATCCTGCATGGCATCAACCTGTCGATCCGCAAGGGCGAGTCAGTGGCCATCGTGGGCCGTTCCGGCTCGGGCAAGACGACGCTGCTCGGCCTGCTGGCCGGTCTGGATACCCCGAGCCATGGTCAGGTCGAGCTCGACGGTCAGCCGATCAGCCGCCTCAGCGAGGACGAGCGGGCCAGCCTGCGGGCCGAGCGGGTCGGCTTCGTGTTCCAGTCGTTCCAGCTGCTGCCGGCGCTGACCGCGTTGGAGAACGTGATGCTGCCGCTGGAACTGGCCGGGCAGAGCGATGCCGCGAGCCAGGCGACGGAGCTGTTGCAGCGTGTCGGGCTGGGCGAGCGGCTTGAGCACACCCCGCGCCAGCTGTCCGGCGGCGAGCAGCAGCGCGTTGCCATCGCCCGGGCGTTCGCCGCGCGGCCCAGAATCCTGTTCGCCGACGAGCCCACCGGCAATCTCGACAACAACACCGGCCAGGCGGTATCCGACCTGCTGATGGCGTTGAACCGCGAACAGGGCACCACGCTGGTGATGGTGACTCACGATGAGCAACTGGCCGCCCGCTGCCAGCGTCAGTTCCATATTGATGCGGGTGAGCTGACCGAGCCGGCCGCCACGACGGCACCGGAGGCGGCGGTTTCATGA
- a CDS encoding arylesterase, translated as MFLRSITFYLLTLCSLFTIAVPAGASTLLIMGDSLSASYGVDTEKAWVSLLRQRLDREGFSQWTVANASISGETTDGGLRRLPGLLEQHEPEVVIIELGGNDGLRGFPPNVTQENLARMTELSQAAGARVLLVGMQMPPNYGERYTRAFAAIYPTIAENSGAELVPFFLDGIYNRDGFMQDDGIHPTAAGQPQLLDNVWPHLHPMLQNTTGAN; from the coding sequence ATGTTCCTGAGATCAATCACTTTTTACTTATTGACCCTATGCAGCCTGTTCACGATTGCCGTCCCGGCCGGCGCCTCGACCCTGCTGATCATGGGTGACAGCCTCAGTGCCAGCTACGGCGTCGACACGGAAAAAGCCTGGGTATCGCTCTTGCGGCAACGACTGGACCGCGAGGGATTCAGCCAGTGGACCGTGGCCAACGCCAGCATCAGCGGTGAAACCACCGACGGCGGCCTGCGCCGGTTACCCGGCCTGCTGGAGCAGCACGAACCCGAAGTGGTGATCATCGAGTTGGGCGGCAACGACGGTCTAAGGGGCTTTCCGCCCAACGTCACCCAGGAAAACCTGGCCCGCATGACCGAACTGTCCCAGGCCGCCGGCGCCCGGGTCCTGCTGGTGGGCATGCAGATGCCGCCGAACTACGGCGAGCGCTACACCAGGGCCTTCGCCGCCATCTACCCCACCATCGCCGAGAACAGCGGCGCCGAGCTGGTGCCGTTTTTCCTCGACGGCATCTACAACCGCGACGGCTTCATGCAGGACGACGGCATACACCCCACGGCAGCGGGCCAGCCGCAGCTGCTGGACAACGTCTGGCCGCACCTGCACCCCATGCTACAGAATACGACCGGGGCCAACTGA
- a CDS encoding iron-containing alcohol dehydrogenase, producing the protein MSQNYYEFFCPVKVIAGKAALEHIPYELSGLAAGRPMLITDKGVRAAGLLDPVIEACEEGGQDIVTIYDDVPPDSSTHVVRDIAGIYRSEQCDSIIAVGGGSAIDTAKAVNILVSEGGDDLSTYAGAGVLKHPLKPFFVVPTTAGTGSEVTSVAVIADTAKSVKLPFTSSFLLPNAAIIDPRMTLTLPPHITAATGMDALTHATEAFTCMAKNPLSDAYATAAIRKISGNLLTVMDNPKNADARLELAQASTMAGIAFSNSMVGLVHALGHATGAICHLPHGLCMSLYLPYALEYNLDTIREPLSELLLYMAGPDVYATTPANRRAEECISTIRKLRDDLYRRCQLPRTLQETGKVEAEQLEQIARTALDDGSIMFNPREVTLDDAMAVLKRAWG; encoded by the coding sequence ATGAGCCAGAACTACTACGAGTTTTTCTGTCCGGTCAAAGTCATCGCCGGCAAAGCTGCGCTGGAGCACATTCCCTACGAATTATCCGGGCTTGCCGCCGGCCGCCCCATGCTGATTACCGACAAGGGCGTTCGCGCCGCCGGCCTGCTGGATCCGGTCATCGAAGCCTGCGAGGAAGGCGGCCAGGACATCGTCACCATCTACGACGATGTACCGCCGGACTCCTCCACCCATGTGGTCAGGGACATCGCCGGCATCTACCGCAGCGAGCAATGCGACTCCATCATTGCCGTGGGCGGCGGATCGGCCATCGACACCGCGAAGGCGGTCAATATCCTGGTGTCCGAAGGCGGTGACGATCTGTCCACCTACGCCGGCGCCGGCGTCCTCAAGCACCCACTGAAACCCTTCTTCGTGGTGCCCACCACCGCCGGCACCGGGTCGGAGGTGACCTCGGTCGCCGTGATTGCCGATACCGCCAAATCCGTCAAACTGCCGTTTACGTCCTCTTTCCTGCTGCCCAATGCGGCGATCATCGATCCGCGCATGACCCTGACACTGCCGCCGCACATTACCGCGGCCACAGGGATGGACGCCCTGACCCACGCCACCGAAGCCTTCACCTGCATGGCCAAGAACCCGCTGAGCGACGCCTATGCCACAGCGGCCATCAGGAAAATCAGCGGCAACCTGCTGACTGTGATGGATAACCCCAAAAATGCCGATGCCCGCCTGGAACTGGCCCAGGCCTCCACCATGGCCGGCATCGCCTTCTCCAACTCCATGGTGGGCCTGGTGCACGCGCTGGGTCACGCCACCGGCGCAATCTGCCACCTGCCCCACGGCCTGTGCATGAGTCTGTACCTGCCCTACGCCCTGGAGTACAACCTGGACACCATCCGCGAGCCACTGAGCGAACTGCTGCTCTACATGGCCGGCCCCGACGTTTACGCGACCACACCGGCCAACCGCCGTGCCGAGGAATGCATCTCGACCATCCGCAAGTTGCGCGACGACCTCTACCGCCGCTGCCAACTGCCGCGCACGCTGCAGGAAACCGGCAAGGTGGAGGCCGAACAGCTCGAACAGATCGCCCGCACGGCGCTGGATGATGGCTCCATCATGTTCAACCCGCGGGAGGTGACACTGGATGACGCCATGGCCGTACTCAAACGCGCCTGGGGCTGA
- a CDS encoding M18 family aminopeptidase — MDNSAFNANLFEFLQQSPTPYHAVQSMARRLEKAGFERLDEQLSWSLAPGQRYYVTRNDSSIIAFQTGQGDPAAQGVRMMGAHTDSPCLRVKPNPELHRKGYYQLGVEVYGGALLNPWFDRDLSIAGRVSYVDGQGRLHDALVNFEKPVVTIPSLAIHLDREANSSRTVNPQTDVPPILMQCEEKDAASFRDLLARQIGKEHPQADVARVLDYELSLYDTQPPATVGFNDEFIASARLDNLLSCFIGLQALLDADPSQPALLVCNDHEEVGSQSAEGAQGPFLSSVLERWVGLEDKPRVIARSMMISADNAHGVHPNYADRHDGNHGPLLNGGPVIKINNNQRYATNSRTSALYRHLSDSLDLPCQAFVVRSDMACGSTIGPITAGNLGVRTLDIGVPQFAMHSIRETAGAKDAYVLYRVLRQYIELERLD; from the coding sequence ATGGACAACAGCGCTTTCAACGCCAACCTCTTCGAATTCCTGCAGCAGTCGCCGACGCCGTACCACGCGGTCCAGAGCATGGCCCGTCGCCTGGAGAAGGCCGGTTTCGAACGCCTGGACGAGCAGCTGAGCTGGTCCCTGGCGCCGGGGCAACGCTATTACGTGACCCGCAACGATTCCTCGATCATCGCCTTCCAGACCGGGCAGGGCGACCCCGCCGCACAGGGCGTGCGCATGATGGGTGCGCACACCGACAGCCCGTGCCTGCGGGTCAAGCCGAACCCCGAACTGCATCGTAAAGGGTATTACCAGCTGGGCGTCGAGGTGTATGGCGGCGCACTGCTCAACCCCTGGTTCGACCGCGACCTGTCCATTGCCGGGCGGGTCAGTTACGTCGACGGCCAGGGGCGTCTGCACGATGCCCTGGTCAATTTCGAGAAGCCGGTGGTGACGATCCCCAGCCTGGCGATTCACCTGGACCGCGAAGCCAACAGCAGCCGCACCGTTAACCCGCAGACGGACGTGCCGCCCATCCTCATGCAGTGCGAGGAAAAAGACGCTGCGTCGTTCCGTGATTTGCTAGCTCGCCAGATCGGTAAGGAGCATCCCCAGGCGGACGTCGCCCGGGTGCTGGATTACGAGCTGAGCCTGTACGACACCCAGCCGCCGGCCACCGTGGGATTCAACGACGAGTTCATTGCCTCGGCGCGGCTGGACAACCTGTTGAGTTGCTTTATCGGCCTGCAGGCGCTGCTGGACGCGGATCCGTCGCAACCGGCGCTGCTGGTGTGCAACGACCATGAGGAGGTGGGCAGCCAGTCCGCGGAAGGCGCGCAGGGGCCGTTCCTGTCGTCCGTGCTGGAGCGCTGGGTGGGGTTGGAAGACAAGCCGCGAGTCATTGCCCGCTCCATGATGATCTCGGCGGACAACGCCCACGGTGTGCATCCCAACTACGCCGACCGCCATGACGGCAATCACGGCCCGCTGCTGAACGGCGGTCCGGTCATCAAGATCAACAACAATCAGCGTTACGCGACCAACAGCCGCACGTCGGCGCTGTATCGTCACCTGAGCGATTCGTTGGACCTGCCGTGCCAGGCGTTTGTCGTGCGCAGCGATATGGCCTGCGGTAGCACCATTGGTCCGATTACGGCGGGCAACCTGGGGGTGCGGACGCTGGACATCGGGGTGCCGCAGTTTGCGATGCACTCGATCCGGGAAACCGCCGGGGCGAAGGACGCTTACGTGCTGTACCGGGTACTGCGTCAGTATATCGAGCTGGAGCGGCTGGACTGA
- the pyk gene encoding pyruvate kinase, translated as MLRRTKIVATLGPATDSSDSLAAIIAAGVDVTRLNFSHGSAEDHIDRARRVRETAKAQGRFVALLADLQGPKLRIARFAENKITLQAGQTFVLDAAMDKEAGDSERVGIDYEQLIDDVKPGDILVLDDGRIEMEVESVDDHSIASRVLIGGPLSNNKGLNKRGGGLSADALTEKDKQDIKTAAALNADYVAVSFVRTADDMHTARTLLREAGSNAALVAKIERAELAHNPEQLDAVIEASDAVMVARGDLAVEIGDAELVGVQKHIINRARSLDRVVITATQMMESMIENPMPTRAEVSDVANAVMDYTDAVMLSAETAVGDYPKEAVESMVRICLGAEKQPSMHQSKHRIHESMERVDEAIALSAMYAANHLEGVTAIICLTETGATPLLMSRIKSSLPIFALSRHHSTQHKVALYRGVQTVPFDSKPMPNEEINARAVEELIERGVVRDGDLVVMTKGDYVNAQGGTNTMKILRVGSTIQ; from the coding sequence ATGCTCAGGCGTACAAAAATCGTCGCCACACTCGGCCCGGCCACGGATTCTTCCGACTCGCTGGCCGCCATCATCGCCGCCGGCGTTGACGTCACCCGCCTCAATTTCTCCCATGGCAGCGCCGAGGACCACATCGACCGCGCCCGCCGGGTTCGCGAGACAGCCAAGGCTCAGGGTCGCTTCGTGGCCCTGCTGGCCGACCTGCAGGGGCCCAAGCTGCGCATCGCCCGCTTTGCGGAGAACAAGATCACGCTGCAGGCCGGGCAGACTTTCGTGCTGGACGCCGCCATGGACAAGGAGGCCGGCGACAGCGAGCGCGTGGGCATCGACTACGAACAGTTGATCGACGACGTGAAGCCGGGCGACATCCTGGTGCTGGACGACGGCCGCATCGAGATGGAAGTGGAGTCGGTGGACGACCACAGCATCGCCTCGCGCGTGCTGATCGGCGGCCCCCTGTCAAACAACAAGGGCCTGAACAAGCGCGGCGGCGGCCTGTCAGCCGACGCCCTGACCGAGAAGGACAAACAGGACATCAAGACCGCTGCGGCGCTCAATGCCGACTACGTGGCGGTGTCCTTCGTGCGCACGGCGGACGACATGCATACCGCCCGCACCCTGCTGCGCGAGGCCGGCTCGAACGCCGCGCTGGTGGCCAAGATCGAACGCGCCGAGCTGGCCCACAACCCGGAACAGCTGGATGCCGTTATCGAAGCGTCGGACGCGGTGATGGTGGCACGCGGCGACCTGGCCGTGGAAATCGGTGACGCCGAGCTGGTCGGCGTGCAGAAACACATCATCAACCGGGCCCGCAGCCTGGATCGCGTGGTGATCACCGCCACCCAGATGATGGAATCGATGATCGAGAACCCGATGCCGACCCGGGCGGAAGTCTCTGACGTGGCCAACGCGGTGATGGACTACACCGACGCCGTCATGCTGTCGGCGGAAACCGCCGTGGGCGACTACCCCAAGGAAGCCGTGGAATCCATGGTGCGCATTTGCCTGGGCGCGGAAAAGCAGCCCTCCATGCACCAGTCCAAGCACCGCATCCACGAGAGCATGGAGCGGGTGGACGAAGCTATTGCCCTGTCGGCGATGTACGCGGCCAACCACCTGGAAGGCGTGACCGCCATCATTTGCCTGACGGAAACCGGGGCAACACCGCTGCTGATGTCGCGCATCAAGTCGAGTCTGCCGATTTTTGCCCTGTCCCGGCACCACAGCACCCAGCACAAGGTGGCGCTGTACCGCGGTGTGCAAACCGTGCCGTTCGACTCCAAGCCGATGCCCAATGAAGAAATCAACGCCCGCGCCGTGGAAGAACTGATCGAGCGCGGCGTGGTCCGGGACGGCGACCTGGTGGTGATGACCAAGGGCGATTACGTCAACGCCCAGGGCGGCACCAACACCATGAAAATCCTGCGCGTGGGCTCAACGATCCAGTAA
- the gap gene encoding type I glyceraldehyde-3-phosphate dehydrogenase gives MTIRIAINGFGRIGRNVLRALYENDYREDMQVVAINDLGDAETNAHLLKYDSVHGRFNGTVTHDSESLTVNGDRIAIHAERNPEDLPWKAYHVDVVLECTGLFTSRDKAAAHLSAGAGRVIISAPSGDADAMIVYGVNDDTLTSEHKIISNASCTTNCLAPVVKAIHEGVGIETGLMTTIHSYTNDQKLSDVYHKDLYRARSATQSMIPTKTGAAAAIGKVLPDLDGKLDGLAVRVPTINVSLVDFSFVASRDTSVEEINELVRKAAEQNPVLGYNEEKLVSIDFNHSALSSVYDANHTRALGRQIKVMAWYDNEWGFSNRMLDNTRALMATGK, from the coding sequence ATGACTATTCGCATCGCTATCAACGGTTTTGGACGCATCGGCCGCAACGTTCTGCGTGCCCTTTATGAAAATGACTACCGCGAGGACATGCAGGTTGTCGCCATCAACGATCTGGGCGACGCCGAAACCAACGCACACCTGCTCAAGTATGACAGTGTGCACGGCCGTTTTAACGGCACCGTCACCCACGATTCCGAATCCCTGACCGTCAACGGCGATCGCATTGCCATCCACGCCGAGCGCAATCCCGAAGACCTTCCCTGGAAAGCCTACCACGTGGACGTGGTGCTCGAATGCACGGGGCTGTTCACATCCCGCGACAAGGCCGCGGCCCACCTGAGCGCCGGCGCCGGCCGAGTGATCATTTCCGCGCCCTCCGGCGATGCCGACGCCATGATTGTATACGGCGTCAACGACGATACCCTGACTTCCGAGCACAAGATCATTTCCAACGCCTCCTGCACAACCAACTGCCTGGCACCGGTGGTCAAGGCGATTCACGAAGGTGTGGGTATCGAAACCGGTCTGATGACCACGATCCACTCCTACACCAACGACCAGAAGCTCAGCGACGTCTATCACAAGGACCTGTACCGCGCCCGTTCGGCCACCCAGTCCATGATCCCGACCAAGACCGGTGCCGCCGCGGCGATCGGTAAGGTGCTGCCGGACCTAGATGGCAAGCTCGATGGCCTCGCCGTGCGGGTGCCGACCATCAATGTCTCTCTCGTGGATTTCAGCTTCGTCGCCAGCCGCGACACCAGCGTCGAGGAGATCAACGAGCTGGTGCGCAAGGCCGCCGAGCAGAACCCGGTACTGGGCTACAATGAGGAAAAGCTGGTCAGCATTGATTTCAACCACTCCGCCCTGTCGAGCGTGTACGATGCCAACCACACCCGCGCCCTGGGCCGTCAAATTAAAGTCATGGCCTGGTACGACAATGAGTGGGGCTTCTCCAACCGCATGCTCGACAACACCCGCGCGCTGATGGCGACGGGAAAGTAA
- a CDS encoding substrate-binding periplasmic protein, with protein MLRVFLRSAFVLATLLIAHTPAAADTGNDHVLKFNVSPAGYPPYIIVDDKQVSGIVWDVITSVCERLDYRVEPHMIPRKRVDRMLLEGYIDATARAREWTAHPEHFVFSAPIVRVREVFFTVDGAPFDYQVPADLQGMTVLTHLGYRYPYLKEMFESGRAQRFDVPKDRDIFSYLLYGEDRFDVAIADELVGHWLIRENGWKGRFNTSVNALTDFGLRLMVRPGIAGFADDFDRELEALRASGELDRIITSYR; from the coding sequence ATGCTGCGAGTATTCCTTCGCTCGGCCTTCGTGCTGGCGACGCTATTGATCGCCCACACGCCCGCAGCGGCAGACACCGGAAACGACCACGTCCTCAAGTTCAACGTATCCCCCGCCGGCTACCCGCCTTACATCATCGTCGATGACAAACAGGTTTCCGGCATCGTCTGGGATGTGATCACCAGCGTTTGCGAGCGCCTGGACTACCGGGTCGAACCTCACATGATCCCGCGCAAACGGGTCGATCGCATGCTGCTCGAAGGCTACATCGACGCCACGGCGCGGGCCCGGGAATGGACCGCCCACCCGGAGCATTTCGTGTTCTCCGCGCCCATCGTGCGGGTGCGTGAAGTCTTCTTCACGGTCGACGGCGCGCCATTTGACTACCAGGTGCCGGCGGACCTGCAGGGCATGACCGTGCTCACCCACCTGGGCTACCGCTACCCCTACCTGAAAGAGATGTTCGAGTCCGGACGCGCCCAGCGCTTCGACGTGCCCAAGGACCGGGATATTTTCAGCTACCTGCTCTACGGCGAGGACCGTTTCGACGTCGCGATTGCCGACGAACTCGTGGGCCACTGGCTGATCCGAGAGAACGGCTGGAAAGGTCGCTTCAATACCAGTGTCAACGCGCTCACCGACTTCGGGCTGCGCCTAATGGTCCGCCCCGGTATCGCCGGCTTCGCCGACGACTTCGACCGGGAACTGGAAGCGCTGCGCGCCAGCGGCGAGCTGGATCGTATCATCACCAGCTACCGCTGA